One candidate division WOR-3 bacterium genomic window, TTCCTGATCAGGAAATCCACGCTTCAGGCCGTTGAGCGAGCAGGTCGCAGCAGACTGTGTGCCGGCCGTTTCATAGGCTGCGATAGCTGGAATAGCGGCGTCAGCCTCACCGAGAATCACAATCCTCTCAACTGCATTCCTGAGTTCGCGGATATTGCCCGGCCAGTCATAGGAACAGAGTCTCGCCATTGTCACCTGAGAAATCTGCTTAGACTGGAGCCCGTGTTCCCGGGATAGGGTTCCGACAAAATGAGCCACCAAGCGCGGGATATCTTCCTTGCGTTCGCGTAGAGGAGGCAGATTAACCGACACGACGTTCAACCGGTAATACAGGTCTTCCCTAAACCGACCTTCGGTGATTGCTCTCTCCAGATTCTTATTCGTTGCAGCAATTACCCGGATGTCAACCCTGATCGGTGTTCGACCGCCCACTCGTTCGAACTCACGTTCCTCAAGCACACGCAGTAACTTAGCCTGTAGAGTGAGACTCATGTCGCCGATTTCGTCAAGGAAGACCGTGCCGGTATCGGCGAGCTCAAGTTTCCCCTTCCGTTCAGTCACCCCGGTTGCAGTCCCTTTCTCGATACCGAACAATTCACTCTCAAGCAGCCCTTCGGGTATCGCGGCGCAGTTGATCGCGACAAATGGCTTGTCGGCCCGTTTACTCTGACTGTGAATCAGCCGGGCAATGAGCTCCTTGCCGGTTCCACTCTCGCCCCGAATAAGCACGCACGCCCTAGTTGGTGCGACATTGCGAACTACCGCGACAACATCTTTCAGACTTGTTTCTGCACCTACAACCGTCTGCCCAGACACCACAGAATCTGTCCTTGTCATTTCCGGTGCGCTTAGACTGGAAAGCCGCTCCCATCCGACAGCAATAACGTTCCCAACTGCACGCCAGAGCATCCTATCCGCTCGGAGTGGCACCTTGGTAGCCCATCTCAAGTAGAGAAAACTCTGTTCCCTTCCAGGTTTTCCGAAGGGACAATAGACGCTTGACTGCGTCACTTCCAGTCGGTCCTTTTGCCGATGGACCAACGAGTCATCAGAACCTGTGTTACCAAACGCGAACGTCCGACCGGCATCGTCAACTATCTTACCCGAATCGAACCCAAGCACCACGCTGAGTTGCCGGAGGACGCCCATGGCCAGTTCCTCGAAAGTATTGGCCCTGAGGCAAATGCCGCTCAACCGGTTGAGCAGTAGCACCGGCCGGTTCCCAGGCGACCCCAGAAGAAGGGCGGCTGTCACCGCATCCTGTTCTTGTGGGGTGCCGAGACTTTGGAATATCTCCTCAGCCCGATGAAGATGCTTGTGGGCGGACACTATCCTGCCTAACTCGGTAAGCGCTCGGCCGCAGTCAAGGTGCACGCGACCGAGTTCATAGTTACACCCGATATCGTCCAGGGAGCTTATTGACTTTCGGTACCACCCGATAGCCTCTTTGCAGCAACCTTTGGCTACACACAGGTTACCCATCATCCGCCAGACTCGCGCTGCTTCAATCCGTAGCCCAGGCCTATCCGCAAGTTCCATTGCCTGGTGAACAGTCTGTTCGGCATCACTGACCTCGCCCAGCGCCAACTGCAACTCAGCCATTCTGCAGTAGCCCTCGAGCAGTTCAGGGATATTCTCCATCTGTAGCGCCATTCTAATATTCTGCTCATAGCAGTCCCGCGCCAGCGCCAGTTTGCCTTGGCGGAAATGTAGCTCACCGAGGTTTCCCAGTATGTCCGACTTGGCACCCATATCTGAGGTTGCCTCTGACTGTTGCAGTGCCGCTTCGAGTTGAGTTCTTGCCTCCTCAAATTTACCCAGTCTGAAGTAGGCTTCACCTAAGTTATCGCGGCAGACCAGACTGTTAACTAGACTACCGCTCAACTCTGCCTCAACTAGGGCCCGTGATAGATAGTCTGATGCGGTATTCCAGTCTCCCTGAGTGGCGTAGATAGTACCTATCTTCAACCGCGCTGCACCGGCCCGATAGGTGTCGCCCAGCTTCACAAACAACTCCAAGCTGCGTTGACCGCAACTCATAGCGCCTGCAAAGTTACTTCGCTGAAGCAACAGACTACTAAGCATTGCCAGTGTGGTGGCGCTAGCCTGGTCATCCCTCTCAGCCTGGCTCAGTATCAGAGACTGGTTCAGGAGTTCCTCGGCGCGGTCCAAGTCACCCATCAGCGATGTCACCATGCCCAGCGTGGTGAGACAAGCCGCTTCCAGAGACCTGTCCTTGGCTGTCCGGGCTGAGTCCAGCGCCAGCTGTCCGTACTCCAGTGCCCGGCCAACTTCACCCATGTGCCAGCACACATCAGATATCAGGTTGGCTGCCCGCGCCATCTCCGCGAACTTGCCCCCAGCCTGCGCAAGCCTAAGTGCGTCCGACGCGTGGACACGCGCCGCTGCTAAGTCATACCGGTATGCCTCCCTCGCCAGCTCCAGGCGAGCCTCGATTTCCTCAGACAGACGCTGGGTGACTGTCGGCCGCACACGTGTCAGACTGGTATCGTCAGCCGGCGGAGCTGCCTTGCTACCCGAGCCTGGCTTCACCATCGGTGACATAGTGATAGCTTGCACGGAAACTGTCGGACAGTCAAGGACTCGAGGGTTGCCAATACGGGCACAATAGTTGACACAATCATTCCTGACGGTGCTAAACGGCCACCCCTGACTTGGGCGCGACCGAAGTCAGTACTTTGCTGCAACCGGCATCCGGCGGCCCGCGCCGAATGCCTTGGTGGTAACCTTGATGCCCGGTGCGGCCTGACGGCGTTTATACTCGCTCTTGCGCACCGCAGTCACAACCCATTCAACCGTCTTCTTCTCAAGCCCGGCCGCAACAATCTCCTCTACCGACTGGTCCTGCTCCAAGTACCGGGCTAAGATCTCGTCCAGAATCTCATACGGCGGAAGCGTGTCCTGATCGGTCTGATTGGGCCGCAGTTCGGCTGAAGGCGCTTTCTCGATGGTCGCGCGCGGTATTAGTTCCCGCTCCCGGTTGATGTAACGCGCCAGTTCATAGACCATCGTTTTAGGCACGTCGGCCAGCACTGCGAGCCCGCCGCTCATATCACCATACAGGGTGCAGTACCCGACAGCAAGCTCACTCTTGTTTCCTGTGGTTATGACAAGGTGACCGAACTTGTTCGACAACGCCATCAGAATGTTACCCCTGACCCGGGCCTGGATGTTCTCTTCGGCCAGACTGACGAAGACCGACGACTGAAGGTTGACGGCGCCCGGGTCCGCTACCTGCGAGCTATGCGCCGTAAGCCATGGACCCACAGCCCGCAGATAGCTATGATAGACATCGGCAATTGGAATCTCTAGGAACCTGATGCCAAGATTAGCGGCAAGCCGCCTTGAGTCATCCACACTGCCCTTGGATGAATATTCCGAGGGCATGGTCACGCCAAGCACGTTGTTCGGACCGAGCGCCGCAACTGTAATGCAGCACGCAACCGCAGAGTCAATCCCGCCGGAAAGTCCGAGCACCGCCTGCTTGAACCCACACTTACGGGCATAGTCCCTAACGCCGAGAACCAAAGTCCGGTACACTGATTCAACCCTACCCAACGGTCTAAAGTTCTCCGGCCTTCCCTTTGCCGTGGTGTCAACGATCGCAACCTGCTCAGTGAAAGGTTCCATCACAAGAATCGGCTCGCCCTGAGCGTCTAACGCCATACTCCGGCCATCGAACACAAGCTCGTCGTTCGCACCAACCTGGTTCAGGAACACGAAGGGTAGTCCGTGCCTCCTGGCGTGGCTGGAAATCAGACTGTATCGCAGCTCTTCCTTCCCGATCCAGAACGGCGAGGCTGCGATTGTCACAAGCAACGAAGCACCGGCCTCGGCCAGTTCCGCAACCGGGTTGCGGTCATATGGCCTACGAAACCGGTCATCGGCTATTGGCGATCGGTCATTGTTGCCCGGTGGCCCGTTCCACGCATCCTCACAGACCGATATGCCCAAAATCTCGTTGCCGAGTCTTACGGTCTGGATACACGGTGCCGGCTCGAAGTAGCGCAGTTCGTCGAACACATCGTATGTCGGCAGCAGAGTCTTCGGCTGAGAGAGGAGCCTATTCCCACCGAGGAATAGCACCGCCGCATTGTACAGGGGCTTGCCAATGGCGAGTCCTGTCCGAACCGCAGCCCCGAGCAGAATCCCGGTCTTGGAGAACTTTCTTGAAATCCTGGCAACCTGTTCCAGTGCTTCTCCCTGCCGGGCAATGAACCAGCCGCGCTCCAGAAGGTCAAGCGGTGGATAGCCGACTAGGAACAGCTCTGGGAACACCACGAGGTCCGGTCGCTCTGCTGATACCTGCACAAGCGTCTGCTCAAGAAGCGCTAGGTTGTTCTCGATATCGCCGACAATTGGATTCAACTGGGCAAGTGCAATCCGCATTATTTACAGCGTATCCGTGCCGCATCTCTTGTCAACGAGTCCGGCCGAGGTAGAATTCCATCTAGGTGTTTCCCCTTGTAACCCTGGTACTCGCACTGCTTCCAGGCCAGAACCTAACTTCGGAAAGCCCCGGTTCTGCGGCTGAGAGCATACCCAATCTTTCCAGCCATACCGTTGTCTTCTCGGTTGACGATGGCTACCATTCGGTGTTCACCAACATCTACCCATTACTGCGCAAGTACCGAATGACGATGACCCTCGCCCTTATTGTGGACTACGTCGGCCCAGGCAAACGGCCCTCGTACCGGCCCGCGGCAAGGTTCATGAACCAAGCAGAAGTCCAGGAACTCATTGACTCCTGCGGCATCGAAGTCGCAAGCCACAGCATGTCTCACCCATTCCTGACTAGACTCGACAGCACCAAGGCCTGGACCGAAATCAGCCAGTCAAAACAGGTCCTCGAGTCTCTGTTCGGCACTGAGGTCATAACCTTTGTCTACCCTTACGGCGATATGAATACCCGGATCCGTCGCATGACCAAGCAGGCCGGATACCGGCTGGGCCGGGCCGTTGTACCGGGTGAGCCGAACCTCTGGTTGGAGCCCTATCGGCTACCGACCCTGGAGCTGCGCCGGGAGACCAATCTGGCCGACGTCAAGCGCACCATTGCCAGACGTCGTACCACAATCCTGCTCCTGCATCAGATTGTAGCCAGTCCGTCTTCATTCACTGAATGGAACCTGGCCGACTTTGAGAGACTGCTCGAGTGGATGGCCGCGACCCGGGTCAGGGTTATAACCCTGGCTCAGTTATACCGCGAATGGTGGTTCGAGAAGCTAGGGCGAATGATGCAACAGATGGCGGCCGCGTATCCAGACCGCCGCAAACAACTACTATTCGAGGAGGTAAACGTCGACGCTACCGGCACTAATTATCCCCGCTGAGCGGAATGCTTCGATATTGTCCTTTGAGCCTACAAATATGTCAACGTGTTTTCCCTTGACTGCACTACCAATGTCGTGGGCCCGAAAAACGCCGTTGAGTCGCCGGCCATTGACCACCACGTTCTCGGCCTGCGGAATGTAAACCATGGCACCAATTGGCACAACCCTAGGGTCAACCGCGATTGACTTAAGTTCTGTAAGCTTATACCCGTTGATCCCAGCAAACTGACTGTCCACCTGCACCCGGCCGGCCTTCTTCAGCCAGCTTATGTTCCTGCCATCCCTCAGCCTTCCCGCGGCCTCGACCTTGAAGTCCTCGACAAATTCCCTTGAGAACCTTCCGACCAAGTTGCCCCTTGTATCATACAGGGGGACCTGTTTCGTGTCAGGGTAATCCTTTTCCTCAACTATCCAGTAAAAGGTCGTCTTGAACTTGCCAAGGTACCGGGCCTCAGGTATGCCAGGCGGCGGCCCAGGATTCTCAAACAACCAATCCGGCGGCTCCAACCTGGTACTCACCGCGGTTGTCTGCACCCTTGGACCGAGACAGCCCAAGGCAACTATTATGAGGCCTACTGGCCACTTGCGCATTGTTTCAATTATGGCCCATTTCCGGCCGCCTTGTCAAGTCGTACCTAAGCGCAGCCCGCCCCGGAATTGGGTCTATTCTAGTAAGATTTTGATATTAGACTACTTACGCCTGCGCGGAACGAGCTTCAACACCCCGGCGCCCTGGCTAACAGGCTTGTAAAGTCGTACAACAGGGATAACGTACTCAAGGAACAACAGGACCAAACCCAGCCCGAGCATTATCTGCCTTACCAATCTCGCAGCATCTGTCTTCAGGAACGTCCAATGCAGCGGGTCAGCCCAGGCAAACAGTGCCAAGCCAAGTATGATAAATACCAATATGTTAGCTACTGTGCGGACGGTGTTCCAGGCCTTGACCCTATAGGCCAGGACCGGGTCCGACACCGTTATCTCGTCAACCTGCTGCTTTACCGCATCCTTGAGTTCTTTCAGAGTGCTGACATGCATGTCTAACTACCCCTTTTGCTCTTTCGTTTACGTCTCGAGGACTTGGTGTCCTTTCCTGAACGCTGGTCGGCCTTGGCTGTGATACGGGCTTGAGCTGTAACATCCTCATTTTCAATAGATTCAGCAAATGTTTCCTTACCGACGACCATGCTAGTTTGTACTGACTCGACCACTAACGGCCTTGGCCTTGGTAGTTCTGGCTTGAGCACATCGGGCAGGCGACCGAACAGTTCCTCATAAGCTTTGGGATACGTGTCCTTACCCGATGCCAGAGCAAGCGTTAGCGGCATAACATGCCTCGCCTGCTCGACCATCCGGTTGGCGATATCCCTAATGTCCCATTGGGCGCTCATATCCTCCCTCAATCGTGCGATATGATAAAGCTCTCTCGCATTGACTGTTACGAGTACTCGTCGCTGATGAGCATTTGTCAGGACATACTGCGCCGCGGCCGGGCTATGGCCGGCTATCTTGCTGTAAGTATCTTCGGTCCGGGCGAGAATCTCCTTGAAGTTCTTGTGTTCCTTTATTTCGGCAACCGAAACCGGTATCGTCCATCCAACGTTCGGATTGTACGGTTGGCAGGTGACGGTCATCAGCCGGTGACGCTTGAGCTGGGCAAACGCCGATGCGGAGATTATGAGTTCAAATGTAACATAGAGGTGCTCAAACTCCCTCAGCACCGCATCATACGACTGCAAATCCTGCATTGCCTGCTTGAATATCTCTTTCTTTCGCGCAAGAGTCTGACGCTCTATCCGGCTCAAGCACTCGGCAAACGAGACCCCGGAATGAGAGTGCAGCAGAGCAGCAAGCAGTTTGTTATCCGCGTTCGGCGTGTAGTCAACAAGGGTAACGTCGGAGGCTGAATGGGCAATAAAGTTCTTAGGCCGCCTTGGAAATGCCGGTACCATGAAGCTCGTTGCATAGTCGCGTAGCCGCGCGCGCGTCGTGCTCTCATAATCGGTCGGCCCGGTGAAAACCAAAAGGGACGGTGCTACTGCGACCGCCTGTCGGTACAACTCGGCCCCAAGCTGCCTTGCCTCCGCCAAATCTGCGGCCGCAAGCCGTCGCACAATAAGCTCTAGGTTACGGGCATTTACCGTCATCCCAAGCTGGGTCTGAGTGGCAAGCGAGGTAACATAACGTGCGTCTTCCTTCGCCGCATTCTCGATCGCTATCGGGTCTGCCGCAAGTGAAGGGTGTTTCTCCTTAAGATACTGCTGCAGTCGGTCGCACAGCAGATGGTAGTAGCGGTACTGCAGCCTCACCGTCGCCACAAACTCGTCGCGTAGCTCTTGGTCGTCAAGCTCAGCCGGCACGGTAAAACCATCATCCACAGTGACGTAGCGCTGAGACCGTTCAGTGTAGGAATTCAGACGGTGGTGCTCGAGTATTTCAGCTGCGAGCCGGGAAATGCCGGAAATGTCGAAGTTGAACACTGCGTGCTCGGCAATAGAGTGGTGGCCCATGTCAAACACTATCGTCTGGTTTGACCGACGAGACCGGTGCACCTCCTTACGCGCCTCACGCCTGAGCTCCTCGACCGACTTCGTACTGCGGCTTACCCGTGCATAAGCTGCCGAAAACGTCTCCGGGGTCGCGGGAAAAGAAAGCTCTTGAACCAGCTCGTGCTCGACGTTATACCCGGCAAGATTGACTTTCATGCAGGCCAGAGAATATTGAACCTCCTCACAAAGTCAAGCCACCAGCGTGCCAGTCTCACCAAGGAACATCCCCCTCAGGCGAGCGGTAGCTCCGGTTCATCCGGACCGGCCTCAGCAGGACCGTTCACCAGGCGCTCCTGCTCCGGACTGAGCTGCCCGACGAGTCCAAGAAGCTGCTTCATCATCACTGCGTTTCTAGCTGCCGCGCCGGCATGGCAATTATTGAAGAAAGCAAACGCCTGCCGTGCACCGCTGATTGTAGCCTCAAGCGGTTCAACAAAGTCCGCAAGCTCATCCCTGGAGTATAGGTAGTTGTACCGTTCTTCCCGTGAAGCCTTGAACCAGTGTCGGTTTCTTCCGTGAAATCTGAAATAGGCAATATCCGAGGTGCGCCTAGGGTCAAAAGGCATTAGTCTGGGCAGTTGCGGCTCATCCACGACACAGTAGCCGATGCCTATCTCAGTAAGGGTCCGATAGGTACTGTCCCGCACCCATGCCTTATTCCGAAACTCCACAACCACCGGCACACCAGGCAACCGCTCCCGTAGCCTAGCCAGGTAATCGCGGCTGTCCGGGCTTGGCCAGAAGAAGGACGGCAGTTGCACCAAGACACACCCAAGCTTCCCGGAAGCCATAAGTGGCACCAAGCCTTCCCGAAACTGTCTGAATACCATACTCAAATCCTTCATTCTACCCCGCCCTCGACTCGCTGGCATTCGTACGCCTTCTGCTCGTGACCTTGTATTCGCTCGGGCACTCTGGCTTCCGGTATCTGGTATCGGGCATTCGACATTGCTCTCTCCTCCCTCCTCCCAGATGTCGTGAGTCATCTCTCTGTGTGAGCGGACGACAAAACGGAAGTTGTCCCGGGTTCGCTTGACCAGTGACTCCATCGTATGCAGCTTCGGCATTGAGTAGTAAGTAAAGTTCAGCTCGACCGTGTCGAAACCAAGCACCTGCTCATAGTACTCAAGCATCATTGCTCTGGGCAGGTTCTTCGGATACACTGGCCCAACCCAGTCAGCGAATGAGAACCCGCTTGTGCCGACTCGCAGGCGTGGTTCACCATTCTGACTTCTAACCGACATCTGGTCGCCACCCACGCCACAATTCTACCCCGCTTTTTTGGCCCTTCCACCCCTTGTGAGCACAAGTATGTCCCTTCCTAAAAAGCCAAGTCTCAAACAGACCTTACCCAAACCACAACACTACATTGTACCGTTGCACCGTCGCAGCGGGATTCCACCTACCGGGTAGGCGCCGAGCTAGTAGTCTGGTTGAGTGCTATCAGTCAGCCTGTAGTGCTCCTTGCCAAAAAGAAGGTGCGGCCCGCGGCCGCACTCTGAATGGCTTCGAAAACCGTTAGGCCTGCTCGGCACCGACCGCCCGCTTGCCGGCCTTCTTCCTCACGTATTCGTCCCGGTATCTTATTCCTTTGCCACGGTATGGGTCCGGCGGTTTGATGGCGCGAATCTGTGCCGCAATTTGACCAACCGCGTGCCGGTCAACACCCTTGACCGTTATTTCAAACATTTGTTGCTTGGTGTCGTCCGGGTTCGGCGCCTGGGTGACTTCAAATGTGATACCCGGCGGCGCAACAACATCAACCGGATGCGAGAAACCACACTGAATCTGGACTCCTTCCTTAGTCTTCTGTACCCGATATCCCATACCACGAACCTGGAGCACGCGCTCGAAACCAGAAACTACCCCGACCATTGCGTTACTCAGATGTGAACGCAGCGTGCCGACATGAGCCCGCTCAGCCCCAGGTCCAGGTTCTACAACAAGCTGTCTGGTTTCGACCTTCACACTCAGCCCGGGTAGGACTGGGACGACAATCGAACCGAGCTTACCCGTAACGGTCACAGAACCAACATCCACCTTGACCTGTACCCCGTCCGGAATTCCCAGCGGCCGATATACCTTTGCCATCGCTACCAGACCTTGCAGACCAGTTCTCCGCCAATACGTTCACGCTCGGCCTCGCGGCCGGTCATAATACCACGCGAGGTAGAAAGCACCGCAAGCCCGAGTCCGCCCAGTACCTGCGGTATCGAATCAGCGCTGACGTAAACCCGGCGACTCTGTCGAGAGACTCGCTCCAGGCCCCGGATTACCGAGCTACCGTCTTCGTTGTACTTGAGCGTG contains:
- a CDS encoding NAD+ synthase, translating into MRIALAQLNPIVGDIENNLALLEQTLVQVSAERPDLVVFPELFLVGYPPLDLLERGWFIARQGEALEQVARISRKFSKTGILLGAAVRTGLAIGKPLYNAAVLFLGGNRLLSQPKTLLPTYDVFDELRYFEPAPCIQTVRLGNEILGISVCEDAWNGPPGNNDRSPIADDRFRRPYDRNPVAELAEAGASLLVTIAASPFWIGKEELRYSLISSHARRHGLPFVFLNQVGANDELVFDGRSMALDAQGEPILVMEPFTEQVAIVDTTAKGRPENFRPLGRVESVYRTLVLGVRDYARKCGFKQAVLGLSGGIDSAVACCITVAALGPNNVLGVTMPSEYSSKGSVDDSRRLAANLGIRFLEIPIADVYHSYLRAVGPWLTAHSSQVADPGAVNLQSSVFVSLAEENIQARVRGNILMALSNKFGHLVITTGNKSELAVGYCTLYGDMSGGLAVLADVPKTMVYELARYINRERELIPRATIEKAPSAELRPNQTDQDTLPPYEILDEILARYLEQDQSVEEIVAAGLEKKTVEWVVTAVRKSEYKRRQAAPGIKVTTKAFGAGRRMPVAAKY
- a CDS encoding polysaccharide deacetylase family protein, whose translation is MFPLVTLVLALLPGQNLTSESPGSAAESIPNLSSHTVVFSVDDGYHSVFTNIYPLLRKYRMTMTLALIVDYVGPGKRPSYRPAARFMNQAEVQELIDSCGIEVASHSMSHPFLTRLDSTKAWTEISQSKQVLESLFGTEVITFVYPYGDMNTRIRRMTKQAGYRLGRAVVPGEPNLWLEPYRLPTLELRRETNLADVKRTIARRRTTILLLHQIVASPSSFTEWNLADFERLLEWMAATRVRVITLAQLYREWWFEKLGRMMQQMAAAYPDRRKQLLFEEVNVDATGTNYPR
- a CDS encoding 3D domain-containing protein, translating into MRKWPVGLIIVALGCLGPRVQTTAVSTRLEPPDWLFENPGPPPGIPEARYLGKFKTTFYWIVEEKDYPDTKQVPLYDTRGNLVGRFSREFVEDFKVEAAGRLRDGRNISWLKKAGRVQVDSQFAGINGYKLTELKSIAVDPRVVPIGAMVYIPQAENVVVNGRRLNGVFRAHDIGSAVKGKHVDIFVGSKDNIEAFRSAGIISAGSVDVYLLE
- a CDS encoding FAD-dependent thymidylate synthase produces the protein MKVNLAGYNVEHELVQELSFPATPETFSAAYARVSRSTKSVEELRREARKEVHRSRRSNQTIVFDMGHHSIAEHAVFNFDISGISRLAAEILEHHRLNSYTERSQRYVTVDDGFTVPAELDDQELRDEFVATVRLQYRYYHLLCDRLQQYLKEKHPSLAADPIAIENAAKEDARYVTSLATQTQLGMTVNARNLELIVRRLAAADLAEARQLGAELYRQAVAVAPSLLVFTGPTDYESTTRARLRDYATSFMVPAFPRRPKNFIAHSASDVTLVDYTPNADNKLLAALLHSHSGVSFAECLSRIERQTLARKKEIFKQAMQDLQSYDAVLREFEHLYVTFELIISASAFAQLKRHRLMTVTCQPYNPNVGWTIPVSVAEIKEHKNFKEILARTEDTYSKIAGHSPAAAQYVLTNAHQRRVLVTVNARELYHIARLREDMSAQWDIRDIANRMVEQARHVMPLTLALASGKDTYPKAYEELFGRLPDVLKPELPRPRPLVVESVQTSMVVGKETFAESIENEDVTAQARITAKADQRSGKDTKSSRRKRKSKRGS
- a CDS encoding DUF72 domain-containing protein → MSVRSQNGEPRLRVGTSGFSFADWVGPVYPKNLPRAMMLEYYEQVLGFDTVELNFTYYSMPKLHTMESLVKRTRDNFRFVVRSHREMTHDIWEEGGESNVECPIPDTGSQSARANTRSRAEGVRMPASRGRGRMKDLSMVFRQFREGLVPLMASGKLGCVLVQLPSFFWPSPDSRDYLARLRERLPGVPVVVEFRNKAWVRDSTYRTLTEIGIGYCVVDEPQLPRLMPFDPRRTSDIAYFRFHGRNRHWFKASREERYNYLYSRDELADFVEPLEATISGARQAFAFFNNCHAGAAARNAVMMKQLLGLVGQLSPEQERLVNGPAEAGPDEPELPLA
- a CDS encoding 50S ribosomal protein L6, with the protein product MAKVYRPLGIPDGVQVKVDVGSVTVTGKLGSIVVPVLPGLSVKVETRQLVVEPGPGAERAHVGTLRSHLSNAMVGVVSGFERVLQVRGMGYRVQKTKEGVQIQCGFSHPVDVVAPPGITFEVTQAPNPDDTKQQMFEITVKGVDRHAVGQIAAQIRAIKPPDPYRGKGIRYRDEYVRKKAGKRAVGAEQA
- the rpsH gene encoding 30S ribosomal protein S8; the protein is MDPIADFLTRIRNGLSVRRKEVRVPFSKMKHEIARILLEEGYISNFQVDGEGTKKMLLVTLKYNEDGSSVIRGLERVSRQSRRVYVSADSIPQVLGGLGLAVLSTSRGIMTGREAERERIGGELVCKVW